A single Salmo salar chromosome ssa19, Ssal_v3.1, whole genome shotgun sequence DNA region contains:
- the LOC106578975 gene encoding cone cGMP-specific 3',5'-cyclic phosphodiesterase subunit alpha' isoform X1, with translation MGDKDSVEKYLENNPQFAKEYFDKKLSTEVIAKTFAENLKDQSSFKDVSQIQEANIIYDLVKEMQSQIVMEKVLHKVLQRVCLILNADRCSYFGLRARNGIPELTTTLFNVTPTSKYEENLVNPANEIVFPIDMGVVGYTAHSKKMQNIPDVTKNNRFSDFVDKQTGYKTKNMLSFPMMADKECLGVAMALNKIGAEEFSKADEELWNKYLVFAQVIATQHHTAYMFNVESRKGQVLLWSASKVFEELTDIERQFHKALYTVRIYLNCERYSVGLLDMTKEKEFYDEWPVKLGDVPPYSGPKTPDGREVIFYKIIDYLLEGPKEEIKVIPGPPIDHWALVSGLPTYVSENGFICNMMNVAADEYFTFQKEAVDESGFVIKNVLSLPIVNKKEEIVGIATFFNRKDGKPFDEHDEQITEALTQFLGWSVLNCDTYDRLNRMEWRKDIAQEMLMCQTRCTNTEMQSILNTKEKFDAEPEDCDQKEMYKLLRSNCPVAIDVDLLLFSFSDFPVTEHGLIMCGIRCFFELNVVEKFKVPAETLTRWMYTVRKGYRDITYHNWRHGFNVGQTMFCLLQTGRLRKYYSDLDAFAMVAAAFCHDIDHRGTNNLYQTKSGSPLAKLHGSSIMERHHLEYSKTLMAEESLNIFVNLQKRQFETVQHLFDVCIIATDLALYFKKRTMFQNIVNATEPMETEKEKIDHISNNPIRKEIIMAMMMTGCDLSAITKPWEVQSKVALMVAAEFWEQGDLERTVLDQQPIPMMDRNCAAELPKMQCGFIQFVCAFVYKEFSRFHVEITPMFDGLNINLKNWKELADIHAAKMAAIEEEKKKLEAPPADEVPEGGKSKTCTIA, from the exons ATGGGAGACAAGGATAGTGTGGAGAAGTACCTGGAGAACAATCCCCAGTTCGCCAAAGAGTACTTTGACAAAAAGTTGAGCACGGAAGTGATCGCGAAAACGTTCGCAGAAAATCTCAAAGATCAATCGTCCTTCAAAGATGTCTCCCAAATTCAGGAGGCCAACATCATCTATGACCTGGTCAAAGAAATGCAATCGCAAATCGTTATGGAAAAGGTATTGCACAAGGTCCTGCAGAGAGTTTGCTTGATTTTGAACGCCGACCGGTGCAGTTACTTTGGTCTTCGAGCTAGAAATGGAATACCCGAGCTTACAACGACGCTCTTCAATGTCACCCCTACCTCCAAATACGAAGAAAACCTAGTCAACCCCGCTAATGAGATTGTGTTTCCAATCGATATGGGTGTAGTTGGATACACAGCGCACTCCAAAAAGATGCAAAACATTCCGGATGTTACAAAG AATAACCGCTTCAGTGACTTTGTGGACAAGCAGACAGGATACAAAACCAAAAACATGCTCTCATTCCCCATGATGGCTGATAAGGAATGCCTTGGTGTTGCCATGGCACTAAACAAAATTGGGGCTGAAGAATTCTCAAAAGCCGATGAGGAA CTCTGGAACAAGTACTTGGTCTTTGCCCAAGTCATTGCCACGCAGCATCACACTGCATACATGTTCAACGTGGAATCCAGGAAAGGTCAG GTCCTTCTGTGGTCTGCCAGCAAAGTATTTGAAGAGTTGACAGACATTGAGAGACAGTTCCACAAAGCTCTGTACACTGTGAGAATCTACCTCAATTGTGAAAGATACTCCGTGGGCCTCTTGGACATGACCAAAGAGAAG GAGTTCTACGATGAGTGGCCAGTGAAGCTGGGAGACGTACCGCCATACAGCGGACCAAAGACCCCCGACGGAAGG GAAGTCATCTTCTACAAGATCATCGACTATCTCTTAGAAGGACCCAAAGAGGAAATCAAAGTCATACC GGGTCCTCCTATTGACCACTGGGCCCTGGTGAGTGGGCTTCCCACCTACGTGTCAGAGAACGGCTTT ATTTGTAACATGATGAACGTTGCCGCTGATGAGTACTTCACGTTCCAG AAAGAGGCTGTGGATGAGTCAGGTTTCGTCATCAAGAACGTCTTGTCCCTTCCCATCGTCAACAAAAAGGAAGAAATCGTGGGTATTGCCACTTTCTTCAACAGGAAAGATGGTAAACCATTCGATGAGCACGACGAACAGATCACAGAG GCCCTCACCCAGTTCCTGGGATGGTCGGTGTTGAACTGCGACACGTACGACAGACTGAACAGAATGGAGTGGAGAAAGGACATCGCCCAGGAGATGCTCATGTGCCAGACTAGATGCACCAACACAGAAATGCAGAGTATCCTG AACACAAAGGAAAAGTTTGATGCGGAACCAGAGGACTGTGACCAGAAAGAGATGTACAAACTCTTG AGATCAAATTGTCCTGTGGCCATAGACGTCGACCTGCTACTGTTCTCCTTCAGTGACTTTCCTGTGACTGAGCACGGCCTCATCATGTGTGGAATTCGCTGCTTCTTTGAGCTGAACGTGGTGGAGAAGTTCAAAGTGCCAGCAGAG ACCCTCACGCGATGGATGTACACTGTCCGGAAAGGTTACCGTGACATCACCTACCACAACTGGAGACACGGCTTCAACGTGGGCCAGACCATGTTCTGTCTTCTACAG ACTGGCAGGCTGAGGAAATATTACTCTGACCTGGATGCCTTTGCCATGGTGGCCGCTGCATTCTGCCACGATATTGACCACAGGGGGACCAACAACTTATACCAGACAAA GAGTGGATCGCCTTTAGCCAAACTGCACGGATCCTCCATCATGGAGAGGCACCATTTGGAGTATAGCAAGACGCTCATGGCTGAGGAG AGCCTGAACATCTTTGTGAATCTCCAGAAGCGTCAGTTTGAGACTGTTCAGCACTTGTTTGACGTCTGCATCATTGCCACTGACCTGGCCTTGTACTTCAA AAAAAGAACTATGTTCCAGAACATTGTGAATGCCACTGAGCCAATGGAAACTGAGAAGGAGAAAATCGATCATATATCCAACAACCCAATCAGGAAGGAAATTATCAT GGCCATGATGATGACAGGTTGTGACTTGTCTGCCATCACCAAACCATGGGAGGTCCAGAGCAAG GTGGCTCTTATGGTCGCAGCTGAGTTCTGGGAGCAAGGTGACTTGGAAAGGACCGTTCTCGATCAGCAACCCATT CCCATGATGGACAGAAACTGTGCAGCGGAGTTACCCAAGATGCAGTGCGGTTTCATTCAGTTTGTGTGTGCGTTCGTATACAAG GAATTCTCAAGGTTTCACGTAGAGATCACCCCCATGTTTGATGGGCTGAACATCAACCTAAAAAACTGGAAAGAGCTGGCCGACATCCACGCCGCCAAGATGGCGGCCATTGAGGAAGAGAAAAAGAAGCTTGAGGCACCGCCAG CAGATGAGGTCCCAGAGGGGGGAAAGTCCAAGACCTGCACCATTGCCTAA
- the LOC106578975 gene encoding cone cGMP-specific 3',5'-cyclic phosphodiesterase subunit alpha' isoform X2, with product MGDKDSVEKYLENNPQFAKEYFDKKLSTEVIAKTFAENLKDQSSFKDVSQIQEANIIYDLVKEMQSQIVMEKVLHKVLQRVCLILNADRCSYFGLRARNGIPELTTTLFNVTPTSKYEENLVNPANEIVFPIDMGVVGYTAHSKKMQNIPDVTKNNRFSDFVDKQTGYKTKNMLSFPMMADKECLGVAMALNKIGAEEFSKADEELWNKYLVFAQVIATQHHTAYMFNVESRKGQVLLWSASKVFEELTDIERQFHKALYTVRIYLNCERYSVGLLDMTKEKEFYDEWPVKLGDVPPYSGPKTPDGREVIFYKIIDYLLEGPKEEIKVIPGPPIDHWALVSGLPTYVSENGFICNMMNVAADEYFTFQKEAVDESGFVIKNVLSLPIVNKKEEIVGIATFFNRKDGKPFDEHDEQITEALTQFLGWSVLNCDTYDRLNRMEWRKDIAQEMLMCQTRCTNTEMQSILNTKEKFDAEPEDCDQKEMYKLLRSNCPVAIDVDLLLFSFSDFPVTEHGLIMCGIRCFFELNVVEKFKVPAETLTRWMYTVRKGYRDITYHNWRHGFNVGQTMFCLLQTGRLRKYYSDLDAFAMVAAAFCHDIDHRGTNNLYQTKSGSPLAKLHGSSIMERHHLEYSKTLMAEESLNIFVNLQKRQFETVQHLFDVCIIATDLALYFKKRTMFQNIVNATEPMETEKEKIDHISNNPIRKEIIMAMMMTGCDLSAITKPWEVQSKVALMVAAEFWEQGDLERTVLDQQPIPMMDRNCAAELPKMQCGFIQFVCAFVYKEFSRFHVEITPMFDGLNINLKNWKELADIHAAKMAAIEEEKKKLEAPPDEVPEGGKSKTCTIA from the exons ATGGGAGACAAGGATAGTGTGGAGAAGTACCTGGAGAACAATCCCCAGTTCGCCAAAGAGTACTTTGACAAAAAGTTGAGCACGGAAGTGATCGCGAAAACGTTCGCAGAAAATCTCAAAGATCAATCGTCCTTCAAAGATGTCTCCCAAATTCAGGAGGCCAACATCATCTATGACCTGGTCAAAGAAATGCAATCGCAAATCGTTATGGAAAAGGTATTGCACAAGGTCCTGCAGAGAGTTTGCTTGATTTTGAACGCCGACCGGTGCAGTTACTTTGGTCTTCGAGCTAGAAATGGAATACCCGAGCTTACAACGACGCTCTTCAATGTCACCCCTACCTCCAAATACGAAGAAAACCTAGTCAACCCCGCTAATGAGATTGTGTTTCCAATCGATATGGGTGTAGTTGGATACACAGCGCACTCCAAAAAGATGCAAAACATTCCGGATGTTACAAAG AATAACCGCTTCAGTGACTTTGTGGACAAGCAGACAGGATACAAAACCAAAAACATGCTCTCATTCCCCATGATGGCTGATAAGGAATGCCTTGGTGTTGCCATGGCACTAAACAAAATTGGGGCTGAAGAATTCTCAAAAGCCGATGAGGAA CTCTGGAACAAGTACTTGGTCTTTGCCCAAGTCATTGCCACGCAGCATCACACTGCATACATGTTCAACGTGGAATCCAGGAAAGGTCAG GTCCTTCTGTGGTCTGCCAGCAAAGTATTTGAAGAGTTGACAGACATTGAGAGACAGTTCCACAAAGCTCTGTACACTGTGAGAATCTACCTCAATTGTGAAAGATACTCCGTGGGCCTCTTGGACATGACCAAAGAGAAG GAGTTCTACGATGAGTGGCCAGTGAAGCTGGGAGACGTACCGCCATACAGCGGACCAAAGACCCCCGACGGAAGG GAAGTCATCTTCTACAAGATCATCGACTATCTCTTAGAAGGACCCAAAGAGGAAATCAAAGTCATACC GGGTCCTCCTATTGACCACTGGGCCCTGGTGAGTGGGCTTCCCACCTACGTGTCAGAGAACGGCTTT ATTTGTAACATGATGAACGTTGCCGCTGATGAGTACTTCACGTTCCAG AAAGAGGCTGTGGATGAGTCAGGTTTCGTCATCAAGAACGTCTTGTCCCTTCCCATCGTCAACAAAAAGGAAGAAATCGTGGGTATTGCCACTTTCTTCAACAGGAAAGATGGTAAACCATTCGATGAGCACGACGAACAGATCACAGAG GCCCTCACCCAGTTCCTGGGATGGTCGGTGTTGAACTGCGACACGTACGACAGACTGAACAGAATGGAGTGGAGAAAGGACATCGCCCAGGAGATGCTCATGTGCCAGACTAGATGCACCAACACAGAAATGCAGAGTATCCTG AACACAAAGGAAAAGTTTGATGCGGAACCAGAGGACTGTGACCAGAAAGAGATGTACAAACTCTTG AGATCAAATTGTCCTGTGGCCATAGACGTCGACCTGCTACTGTTCTCCTTCAGTGACTTTCCTGTGACTGAGCACGGCCTCATCATGTGTGGAATTCGCTGCTTCTTTGAGCTGAACGTGGTGGAGAAGTTCAAAGTGCCAGCAGAG ACCCTCACGCGATGGATGTACACTGTCCGGAAAGGTTACCGTGACATCACCTACCACAACTGGAGACACGGCTTCAACGTGGGCCAGACCATGTTCTGTCTTCTACAG ACTGGCAGGCTGAGGAAATATTACTCTGACCTGGATGCCTTTGCCATGGTGGCCGCTGCATTCTGCCACGATATTGACCACAGGGGGACCAACAACTTATACCAGACAAA GAGTGGATCGCCTTTAGCCAAACTGCACGGATCCTCCATCATGGAGAGGCACCATTTGGAGTATAGCAAGACGCTCATGGCTGAGGAG AGCCTGAACATCTTTGTGAATCTCCAGAAGCGTCAGTTTGAGACTGTTCAGCACTTGTTTGACGTCTGCATCATTGCCACTGACCTGGCCTTGTACTTCAA AAAAAGAACTATGTTCCAGAACATTGTGAATGCCACTGAGCCAATGGAAACTGAGAAGGAGAAAATCGATCATATATCCAACAACCCAATCAGGAAGGAAATTATCAT GGCCATGATGATGACAGGTTGTGACTTGTCTGCCATCACCAAACCATGGGAGGTCCAGAGCAAG GTGGCTCTTATGGTCGCAGCTGAGTTCTGGGAGCAAGGTGACTTGGAAAGGACCGTTCTCGATCAGCAACCCATT CCCATGATGGACAGAAACTGTGCAGCGGAGTTACCCAAGATGCAGTGCGGTTTCATTCAGTTTGTGTGTGCGTTCGTATACAAG GAATTCTCAAGGTTTCACGTAGAGATCACCCCCATGTTTGATGGGCTGAACATCAACCTAAAAAACTGGAAAGAGCTGGCCGACATCCACGCCGCCAAGATGGCGGCCATTGAGGAAGAGAAAAAGAAGCTTGAGGCACCGCCAG ATGAGGTCCCAGAGGGGGGAAAGTCCAAGACCTGCACCATTGCCTAA